In Geminocystis sp. NIES-3708, a single window of DNA contains:
- the ychF gene encoding redox-regulated ATPase YchF, with translation MLRAGIVGLPNVGKSTLFNAVVANAKATAANFPFCTIEPNVGVVAVPDERLQVLAKISKCTKIVPATIEFVDIAGLVKGASKGEGLGNQFLANIREVDAIVHVVRCFDDDDIIHVSGSVDPIRDIEVINLELVLADLTQVERRIDRVRKQAKNNKEAAEELIILERILPILNDGKPARLLQLTPEEEVIIKPLGLLSSKPVIYAANVTDEDLANGNEWVEQVKQFVASEDAKVVVVSAQVESELVDLSPEDKAEFLQSLGVTEGGLQSLIKATYELLGLRTYLTTGETETRAWTIIAGMKAPQAAGVIHTDFERGFIRAETVAYEDLVKAGSMSIAKEQGLVRSEGKEYIVKEGDVMLFRFNV, from the coding sequence ATGTTAAGAGCTGGTATTGTCGGATTGCCAAATGTGGGTAAATCTACCTTATTTAACGCCGTAGTTGCCAATGCAAAAGCCACCGCAGCAAATTTTCCATTTTGTACTATTGAGCCAAATGTGGGCGTTGTAGCCGTACCTGATGAACGTTTACAAGTATTAGCTAAAATTTCTAAATGTACGAAAATTGTACCTGCTACTATTGAGTTTGTAGATATTGCGGGTTTAGTCAAAGGCGCATCGAAAGGTGAAGGTTTAGGTAATCAATTTTTAGCAAATATTAGAGAGGTTGATGCCATTGTTCATGTGGTAAGATGTTTCGATGATGATGATATTATCCATGTTTCTGGCTCTGTCGATCCCATTCGAGATATTGAAGTAATTAATTTAGAATTAGTTTTAGCAGATTTAACTCAAGTTGAGCGCAGAATTGATAGAGTTAGAAAACAAGCAAAAAATAATAAAGAAGCCGCCGAAGAATTGATAATTTTAGAACGCATTTTACCAATTTTAAATGATGGTAAACCTGCTCGATTATTACAATTAACCCCTGAAGAAGAAGTTATCATCAAACCTCTGGGATTATTAAGCTCGAAACCCGTTATTTATGCGGCTAATGTCACCGATGAAGATTTAGCAAATGGTAACGAATGGGTTGAACAAGTTAAACAATTTGTTGCCTCGGAAGATGCTAAAGTCGTAGTGGTTTCTGCCCAAGTAGAATCAGAATTAGTAGATTTATCCCCCGAAGACAAAGCTGAATTTCTTCAATCTTTAGGAGTAACCGAAGGTGGTTTACAATCTCTAATAAAAGCTACTTATGAATTATTAGGACTTCGTACTTATCTTACCACTGGGGAAACCGAAACTAGAGCATGGACAATTATAGCTGGAATGAAAGCACCTCAAGCCGCAGGAGTAATTCATACTGATTTTGAAAGGGGTTTTATTCGAGCGGAAACAGTGGCTTATGAAGATTTAGTTAAAGCAGGTAGCATGAGTATTGCTAAAGAGCAAGGTTTAGTTCGTTCTGAAGGAAAGGAATATATAGTTAAAGAAGGTGATGTGATGTTATTTAGATTTAATGTTTAG
- a CDS encoding lipid kinase, producing MGKRALLLINRHSRKGEKSLPSAVESFYAHDMELIIKPVKHPDELGAVVREYRNQLDLVIVGGGDGTLNAVVDSLVETNLPLGILPLGTANDLARTLNLPLTMKEACDVIAKGNLKSIDLGRVNGKYFFNVASMGLSVDITEKLSRGVKRRWGVLAYGITALQVISSTRRFRARIKVDGQVFDVKTIQIAIGNGLYYGGGMAIAKDAAIDDQRLDLYSIELKHWWQIFPLIWGLPKGHHHQLDWVRSIEGKEIEIYTQKSYNINTDGEITTFSPAKFKVIPHALNVFVP from the coding sequence ATGGGTAAAAGAGCTTTATTATTGATTAATCGTCATTCTCGTAAAGGAGAAAAATCACTGCCTTCTGCGGTGGAATCTTTTTATGCCCATGACATGGAATTAATTATTAAACCTGTTAAACATCCTGATGAATTAGGGGCAGTAGTTAGAGAATATCGTAATCAACTAGACTTAGTCATTGTTGGTGGTGGTGATGGCACTCTCAATGCGGTGGTGGATAGTTTAGTCGAGACTAATTTACCTTTAGGTATTTTACCACTAGGTACAGCAAATGATCTGGCTCGAACTTTAAATCTTCCTCTCACTATGAAAGAGGCTTGTGATGTTATTGCCAAAGGTAATTTAAAATCCATTGATTTAGGAAGAGTTAATGGTAAATATTTTTTTAACGTGGCTAGTATGGGTTTAAGTGTTGATATTACTGAAAAATTATCCCGTGGAGTAAAGCGTCGTTGGGGAGTTTTAGCTTATGGCATTACCGCTTTACAAGTCATTAGCTCAACTAGACGTTTTCGAGCCAGAATCAAAGTTGATGGTCAAGTTTTTGATGTCAAAACTATTCAAATTGCTATTGGTAATGGCTTGTACTATGGCGGTGGCATGGCGATCGCTAAAGATGCAGCCATAGATGATCAAAGACTAGATTTATACAGCATAGAATTAAAACATTGGTGGCAAATTTTCCCCTTAATTTGGGGTTTACCAAAAGGGCATCATCATCAACTAGACTGGGTGAGAAGTATTGAAGGAAAAGAGATTGAAATTTATACCCAGAAATCTTATAACATTAATACTGATGGCGAAATAACCACTTTTTCTCCTGCTAAATTTAAAGTCATTCCCCACGCCTTAAATGTGTTTGTACCATAA
- a CDS encoding 2-dehydropantoate 2-reductase — MNLSNPSVYPQNLSSDSNYPLDHFAVGIPHHPLQYRAIGIIQAKYQPLEDKLTKGVIISSDNQTFETVLLGKTISAVKNHIDLNESQNWVVYPHTIPEIEQIHFQIAGIYIPENISSDTLPLNYFSIRGEVLYSSKKEKKVIVKICKNNTLSTRRVCFFKLELEGKIPDHTIKHFYSFSVVLEGKKLIIKNYIDLGLIAVNF, encoded by the coding sequence GTGAATTTAAGTAATCCTTCCGTTTATCCTCAAAATTTATCTTCTGACTCTAATTATCCCTTAGATCATTTTGCGGTGGGTATTCCTCACCATCCTTTACAATACCGTGCGATTGGTATTATTCAAGCTAAATATCAACCCTTAGAAGATAAACTTACTAAAGGAGTTATTATCAGTTCTGATAATCAAACTTTTGAAACAGTATTATTAGGTAAAACTATTAGTGCTGTAAAAAATCATATTGACTTAAACGAATCACAAAATTGGGTTGTTTATCCCCATACAATTCCTGAAATTGAACAAATACATTTTCAAATAGCGGGAATTTATATCCCTGAAAATATTAGTAGTGACACTTTGCCTCTGAACTACTTTTCTATTCGAGGAGAAGTACTTTACTCTTCTAAAAAAGAGAAAAAAGTGATCGTTAAAATATGTAAAAATAATACTTTATCTACTAGAAGAGTTTGCTTTTTTAAACTGGAATTAGAAGGAAAAATACCTGATCATACTATTAAACATTTTTACTCTTTTTCGGTGGTTTTGGAAGGAAAAAAATTAATTATTAAAAATTATATAGATTTAGGTTTAATCGCCGTCAATTTCTGA
- a CDS encoding acetolactate synthase large subunit yields the protein MGEMNTAELLIKCLENEGVEYIFGLPGEENLHLLEALKNSSIQFITTRHEQGAAFMADVYGRLTGKAGVCLSTLGPGATNLMTGVADANLDGAPLVAITGQVGTDRMHIESHQYLDLVAMFAPVTKWNKQIVRPGITPEVVRKAFKVAEHEKPGAVHIDLPENIAAMPVEGKPLRIDNREKIYASYRSVNAASLAIAKSKNPLILAGNGAIRANAADALTEFATRLNIPVANTFMGKGAIPYIHPLSLWTVGLQQRDFITCAFEQTDLIIAVGYDLIEYSPKRWNPDGTTPIIHIGANSAEIDSSYIPSVEVIGDISDSLDEILKRCDRTGKPTPFAASLRNEIREDYEQYAHDEGFPIKPQKIIYDLRQVMSSDDIVISDVGAHKMWIARHYHCECPNTCIISNGFAAMGIAIPGALAAKLVNPNKKVVAVTGDGGFMMNCQELETALRVKTPFVTLIFNDNGYGLIGWKQMNQFGSKSYVDFGNPDFVKFAESMGLKGYRVTSAEDLIPTLKTALEQDVPAVIDCPVDYRENIRFSRKAGDLACQIWE from the coding sequence ATGGGAGAAATGAATACAGCAGAATTATTAATTAAGTGTTTAGAAAACGAGGGAGTAGAATATATTTTCGGCTTACCGGGAGAAGAAAATTTACACCTTTTAGAGGCTTTAAAAAACTCCTCTATTCAGTTTATCACTACTCGCCATGAACAAGGAGCTGCTTTTATGGCAGATGTTTATGGACGTTTAACGGGAAAAGCTGGAGTTTGTCTTTCTACTCTCGGTCCTGGTGCTACAAATTTAATGACTGGCGTTGCTGATGCTAATTTAGATGGTGCACCTCTTGTGGCTATTACGGGGCAAGTTGGCACAGATAGAATGCACATTGAATCTCACCAATATCTCGACTTAGTTGCTATGTTTGCACCTGTGACTAAGTGGAATAAACAAATTGTACGCCCGGGTATTACCCCCGAAGTTGTGCGCAAGGCTTTTAAAGTAGCCGAACATGAGAAACCCGGGGCAGTACATATTGACTTACCTGAAAATATTGCGGCGATGCCCGTAGAAGGTAAACCTTTGCGTATTGATAATCGAGAGAAAATTTATGCTTCTTATCGCAGTGTTAATGCTGCTTCTTTAGCGATCGCAAAATCAAAAAACCCTCTTATACTAGCAGGAAATGGAGCAATTCGTGCTAATGCTGCCGATGCGTTGACAGAATTTGCCACTCGTTTAAATATTCCTGTGGCGAATACATTTATGGGTAAGGGTGCAATTCCCTACATTCATCCTTTATCATTATGGACTGTGGGGCTACAACAGAGAGATTTTATCACGTGTGCTTTTGAACAAACAGATTTAATTATTGCGGTAGGTTATGATTTGATTGAGTATTCTCCAAAGCGTTGGAATCCTGATGGTACAACTCCCATTATTCATATCGGAGCTAATTCGGCAGAAATTGATAGTAGTTATATTCCTAGCGTCGAAGTAATTGGTGATATTAGCGATTCCTTAGATGAAATTCTGAAAAGATGTGATCGCACAGGTAAACCAACACCTTTTGCAGCTTCTTTACGAAATGAAATACGAGAAGATTATGAACAATATGCCCATGATGAAGGTTTTCCCATTAAACCTCAAAAAATTATTTATGATTTAAGGCAAGTAATGAGTTCGGATGATATAGTTATTTCTGATGTGGGTGCTCATAAAATGTGGATAGCAAGACATTATCATTGTGAATGTCCAAATACTTGTATTATCTCCAATGGTTTCGCCGCTATGGGTATAGCTATTCCGGGTGCTCTTGCGGCTAAATTAGTCAACCCTAATAAAAAAGTAGTAGCAGTAACAGGAGATGGTGGATTTATGATGAATTGTCAAGAATTAGAAACAGCTTTAAGAGTAAAAACTCCTTTTGTAACACTAATCTTTAATGATAACGGTTATGGTTTAATTGGATGGAAGCAAATGAATCAATTTGGCTCTAAAAGCTATGTTGATTTTGGTAACCCTGATTTTGTGAAATTTGCTGAAAGTATGGGATTAAAAGGCTATAGAGTCACTTCTGCTGAAGATTTAATCCCGACTCTAAAGACTGCTTTAGAACAGGATGTTCCAGCCGTAATTGATTGTCCTGTTGATTATCGAGAAAATATCCGTTTTTCCCGTAAAGCAGGAGATTTAGCTTGTCAAATCTGGGAATAG